Sequence from the Opisthocomus hoazin isolate bOpiHoa1 chromosome 7, bOpiHoa1.hap1, whole genome shotgun sequence genome:
aatccatttttttgcaTATGTGTCATGCTTAGAGTTGACTCTCCGTTGGTTTCGAAGATACTATTTCTAATCTGGAGACTTTTGTGAATGTcttattttttattcattttcagaGATTGGGTGCAGCATAATATGAAGCCTacaataaatgaaaatatgaaagtGTCTCGACATGATGGGGCTTTGAAAAATGTCAATTTCAAAAGTTTTACAGATGACTGCTTTGCAGGTCCACCTGATACACCTTCTCCTGACCTGGAGCTTGTCTGTCAGGAGATTCCTCTGAGCTTATGCTCAGATtaatgtgcattaaaaaaaacatgctCTCCTATTATGTACTTATTCTGTATTATTAGCTCAGATCCCCCTGCTTTACACCATAGTTTCTAAGAGTTTATTTTGCTTAGACTCTCTGCCATGCATCAGGGATAATTTTGAGATCATAAATAGGTTggcagaaataaaaattagaaatttaaaaggttgatgaaatttatttttcataccATATTGGAAAGAGACAGAAATCTATACTGTGGATCTCCATTTAAAGTCAGGGTATGACTCTTTGGCTCAATGTCTGAATGCAGttcttaatttttaattcatCCAGAGAAGTATGCTTGAACACTGTAAAAATTTAACCAACATTTCCAGAAGTAGAAATCTCAAGACTCTCGTGTTGAAATCTGAGAACACAGCAGGCCTCATTAATCTTACCTTGAGACCAGGATTCAGCTGATACCAAGCAAATATAAATAGCAAGAAAGATAATCAcggatattttctttttaatcatattctgatctttatttttatttataagaaaaaaaacttatttttaagcACAACTCTTGAGTCTGGGCTTGGCCCCTCTTCCTTTATAGGGCTCTTTTTTACTGGTAAAGTGAAAAAAACAGCACAACAAATCTCAACCAACTTCATCAAGTTCTGCATGGCCCCTTCAGGGCCTTTTCTGTCCTAGTTCCCCCAGTTCATAGACAATTTCCTATCCTTTAGGTTTTGGGTAGATCTAATTAGACATTTGCTAGCACAACTCCATTCTATTCAGCTCAAGTTTCTGGTACTGTAGCTATCACTCTAATCTGTGAACATGTCATCAGCGATCACTTGGAAATTTAATGTAGTGTCATAATTTTAGTTTTAAACAATATAACTGAAGAGTCCTGAATTCACTGCTGTAGTCTCAGAGAACATCACCCTGTTACAAACTCTCTTCGTATTTGCCAGTGAACTACAAAAGTATGCATTATTCATCATCAGTAAACATATATTTTTCCACTAGTTAGTGACATTTAGTCATCTCAAAGGGGAAGTTACTAAGCTGTAACAGCTTTCCCAGGCACATACAGATCCCTTCTCTCTTATTTGCAACATGTAGGTACACAGGTTATGAATCCATCTCTTCAGTGCAACAATAAATGAAACAACATTGAAATATGATGAAGTGTTATAAGGTCAGTGTCTACTACTCCcaacaaaataaagtaaaacatatCATCGTaggcatttaaaatttaaaaaatatcttttcagGCTTCCACACTAGTAAGCTTTAATATGATATTTTATACACAGAAGTCATGCATCACACCTAAAATAtctgcttcaaaaataaatattaccAAAAAATCACAGTTGGCATTGTCAACTGAACTGAGCTGGGCAATTGTAATAATAATTTCCTGCAAATGCTCTAAAttcaaaaaaatgtcattttggcTACTGTACTCCCACGAATAGGTTTAATGAACATGAACAttcaagcaaaacaaattttAGTGAGAATATTCATAAGCAGATTTCACACTGTAAAACAAgccaaaagcagcaaaaattttAATATTAGTTTATATTGAATTGTACAATTAGAAGTTGGTTTAGTTTCAGGGTTATACAAATTTAGGCTTCAAAGTATAGGGAATTGTCTTTGATCAGCAGAACATGTAAGTCTGAGTtttacagcaaacaaacaaacagaccatTCAAAATAGCTACATGTGGTTGATTTTTATGTCAGACCATTTCGTGATCTGTCCCAGAAGAAGTTCTGTGGATTATTTAAATTGAAGtggacttataagaaagatggggatagattttttaatagggcctgtagtgataagacaaggggtgatggttttactCTAAAAGAGGGTATATTcagactagatatgaggaagaaattttgcacaatgagggtggtgaaacactggcacaggttgcctcatccctggaaacactcaaggccaggtgaGACGCGGCTCTGAGGAACCTTGAGCTAGCTGGAAATGTCcgtgctcattgcaggggggttggactagatgacctttaaagatcccttccaacccaaacaattttataattctatgattcaactAGCTCCAGCTGTAAATCAGTACAAATAAAATGGGGATTAATTTTGCCTTTGTGATTTCATTCCAGTCCTTATGAGATGACTAATTTTTCCTGCAGTTACTGGACATCCCAAGCTCCTGCTGATTCCAGGAAGTGCTGCCTTTCACCACGTTGGAAGGCACAGACCCCTGATGCTTGTATGCTTGTCACTGCAGCAGCAGGTTGCTAAAGCAATCTGGCCAGGTGCTTACTAGCACCTGACTTTCTATTAGCTTTCCATTCGTGTGTGTCTCTAAAATTTTGGACCATCTGAACCGTGCTTTCGTGTGTATGTTTTATTTCAGTCAGAGAGTTTGGAATTGGTGTGTTTCGGTGAAGTTTGCCTTATAATTCCAAGGACATGAGAGCCGCCTAGTGGAAGCCTCTGTCAGAATCCCAACATTCAGCGAAGTCTCCTTTTTATCACAGTGTGTTACATCCCCTACTGGTATCACTCCCGACACTGTTCTTAGAGCTGAACACCACACAAAGACTTCAATCGGATTTcatacatttgtcttttttacaGAAGTGCGAATCGGTGTCTAAGATATAAAActgaaagcagtttttaaaaaataaggcaGAATTGGAATAAAGTTGTTGATTTTCCACTACGACAAAAATCTTTTCTAACCTCAGAGATCTCAGCATTAGACAACCTCATCAGGTAGTGGCTTGTACTAACAAGGAATTTAATCTGTAGACCCAAGTCTGAACAAAATTAGAAAATACACAAGAATACAACGATACACTATACATTATTTATATAAAAGATCATCATTATTCATCAGTGCCAAAACCTACCAAATTAGGCAACCATAAACTAAACAAAATTGCAATCACAAACAAATCCCATTATATCAGATAGTTATctattttcatcttcttttgccTATAATACATTTGATTAATGATCATGAGATGCAAAACCACAATGCATACATGCACTGATGTATCACTGATgcgtgaggctgagtaatagttATTCTaatgcatgtgtatatacatCAGTCATGCAGAAAGCTGTAAATCAGACTATGACtgatattttcttttcatctatGTATTATTGCTTTACACATAGAAGTTAACTAAAGATGAAAAACATAATCAACCCTGTTTTAAGCCAGTCTGGACTTCAGGAGTAAAATCTGATGTATATGTACACGTGTATTACTTAGAACTAAGCTACAAAAGTGAGGGCTTCCCACCATCTCAGGGTTGTAATAGTGCAGGACACAGCATTAAGAGAGCATCCGTTGCTCAGTAAAGCCAAGGAAGAAGGGTGATGGAGCTTGGGAGTCAGGGATGTTTCCAAAGCTCAGAAAGAAAAATGGCCGGCTGGGTTTACAGAGCACACTGGGAGTCTATTAGAGTCACAGGTATGGACAGACACAGCAATGAAACAATGTGGTTTCTTTGTTAAGGCTCTGGTGGGACAACAAATGTATCTCATGATTCCTGTAAAGAGCTAAGGCGTGCCTACAAGAAGCCACAGTGGGACTGGAGGCAAGTCAAAGAACTGCGGAAGACCTGGAACAGGAAGCTACAGTGCTGATGTGGTAGTAAGCTCAAGGTTTCCATGACTGAGGTCCTATCTCATGATAGACAAGATTTCTGCATCATGAGTGTGATGGAGAAACGAGTTTCTGTGATCAAGTACACTTTTTAGTTTACATCCACTTAGTTTGCACCCATTCTCCTTGACTGTAACAGGGTTTGCAGGTACAACAGAGTGCTGCAAATTACTGCAAAGAGCCTGACACATTGTGGCACTGCTCTGGCTTTACCAACTGAAATGCCGGAAGGAAACTGACTTTAAAAAGCCTAACAAAACACAGCATGCAGTGGTATAAGAGTGAAATAATATCTCaaagaaatgtcatttttccCCCAAATCTAGTATCCACTCTGAATTTATTTCAACGTcacttttaaaacacagaaaactccTCTAGCATTTGAAATCAAAACTGCAAACACAGATGAGGAGCTGAAAATGCCTATTTTTTATTTGGAAACCTCAAACAGCTGTCAGAACAGAGACACCAAATGGTAAAAACATACGATAAGTGCAGCAAAGCAGCGGCATTGACAAAGAATGAATACCGTCTTACCCATAGAGACAAGGACAAGAACAGTGAAAAAGCATGTACATTTACACCAACATACTTGCTTCGTTTTAGAGGTTTGTCTGTAAAATAAAGGTAGTAGTAGGAAACCTATTCCTGGAGCAGTTCCCAAGAGAAAAAGTCTTCCTTGAGACAAGAACAATCTTTCTACTCTGTTAGTGTATAACAACCTGTGCACTGAGACCAATGTCTTCCCAATGCATGCCAAGCAAACCTGCTATAAATCACtatcataaatatatatatatatttattcattACATATACAGCTAATATGTACCTGAGAAAAAACACATGTATATATCTAGGCAGAACAGAATTGGAAAACACATaacaactaaagaaaaaaaacccaaaaccaaacaaagctcAATTCTTAACCAGAATCTATACCATGCCCTCCCAGAATACTGCATCTGACATGAGCATCATTGTCATTCACCATGAGGTTACGGTTTAATAAGCATGGAAAtgtttcattaaaagaaatcccTGGAAGCTTCTGGTCTTTCAGCTGCTGGTAATTCTGAGAAATGATGGAGCAATACTACAAAATCCAGTTTCTTATACAACATGCTTAAGCTTATACAGGATGTTTAGCAGTTCAAGATATTTTGCTTTGTAGAAAATTTATCCATGTTTTAAGATGAAggaaagaaattacaaaattacATATCTATATCCTAACTTTTAAGTATACTTTCTTGATAacaatttttgtaatattttgcttAGGATATTTTAAATGCTTAGGGGTCTGGATTCAAACAGAAATAAGGTTACTCTGAAACTGATAAATGCTAGCTTTCATAGAGTGAAGTCTGAACAACTGTGTGATTATCAAAAATTCAGACACAACCTGTAACACCCTTTCTAAGGAAAAACTTTCAGTAAGGAGTTCTGCTATGACTAATGCTCTGACATAATCGAATAAAATTATCCAAAGAGGCTACTGCCTGATTTTAGAGGGAAACTCAGACTACAGACTGCaatgaaaaagaatattaaaagtcATAAAGTTAAGATGCTACTTCATATTACTTTAAAACAGGACCTGCAGACATAACTTGGGTCAAGCATGTTCCAAACTCCAGGCAAATCATGATATTTGTTCTATACATATGCATGATTTCTCCCTCCACTAAATGAAGAAATTAACCTATTGAATCCCATAATCTTCATCTCCTGATCATTGCCTTAGATTATTGTGATATACATACGAAACTCAGAGAACAGCTCTGAAGGATTCCACGTTCCACTAGGAGGTTagaaaagagattatttttctgtgttcttcccCAGTGTCAAAGCTGATTATTTTGTAGAAAAGAAGATAGTGTACTCTTAGGATAAagtaatattaaaagaaaaaatacttaccTGTGCACCTCTATGAAATCTGCCTGTAAAGCACGCATAACTTTACCTCGCAACAATCAAGCAGAAGGAGGTAAAAATCTGCCTGCTGTGACACATTTTCATGAATTATGTCACAAGTCACACGCTTAcagtcagaaagaaaaggaaatctgtgtaaatgtgaggaaaaatactgtaagaaGAAACTGTGAAGAGGTGGAGAATTCCAAGAAACAGATATCCAGTTTGGCTGGATACAAAGGGAGCTTTCTAACATCCTAACACGTGGTTTCCTAGTGAATACAACGTTAGCATAGCCACATATATTTCCAGACAAGGCATTCAGTCATGGAAAttatgaaaaagaataaataaaaattgccTTAAATGCAATAGAGTCATGTAAGTTAATTACAATTAATTTTTTAAGTCATCCTAAGTCGAATTATTATTCTGAAAGAAGAGATCTAACAAAGACTCTGTTAAACTGACACAGAACTGTGTTAAGGATGTTGATTTTAGCTAGAGATTTACTGGCAAGACACCAGGggaaggaattttatttttttttttttaaatctgtggttTTCAGTCCTACTGTAAATAGGCTGAATACTGGAAGTGAAAACAATTGCTTTAGATTGTTTTACAGTAATAGGTGTGGTTGTTGAAATAGCTACAGACATTATGCATCAGATCATCCTATGAAAGCATGACCAGTGCTCCACTGACtttgaatccatgctgacttacACCAAGTATACACTGCACTGTGTTAGTCACATGGGAAGGCAGatgggaggagaaaggagagaaaataaattatttttatttgtatttaataaAATTTGGCCTAAAGGCTTTATGTGACTCAGTACTGAACATCTGGGACTGATCATAGGATCACAAACTGGAAAGCAGTCATCTGGCTTCTAGAAATAAACACATTCAGTTCCTTTCCCACAACTTTACTGTTTTAATGACAAACTGCAACACCCATTTTAAGTCTTTAATACTTGCAGCCacagtatttttaactttttagtAATTTTTAGTATTACTTTTACACATTGTGGCATCAGTCAACTGTTAAATTTCATTTAATCCTGGACTGGAATTGGTGTTTGGAATTGCCCTCCCTATTCACACACAAATAATTCACTACTTTTTTGCCTCAAAATTTTATGAAACAATGGCAGTCGTGCAACTCCGATTGTTATTAGTTCCATTCCTCACAAGCGTCCTGGGAGCGGCGCAATATACGATGCAAGATGCAGCACTGATGAACTACATTGACCGTCGTTTCCTATCTTTAGAGGTATGTGCGATCTGTATCATTCTGTAATACTGCCTAACTGCAAAGAGGTTTGAAAAATGTATGAATGTTCTTCTCTGTGTGTAGACACAGAACAATTTGCATGCTAAGCAATATCAGGAGGATAAATTTCCAGCTTTTTCAAATATATAAGTAAAATTCTAACTAAATCTTTAACTATAATGATTCCTAATCACGACATCATTATTTATTGCAGGATATAATTTCAGAAcattatatttttattctgttattaCCTGTGGTTTTTTATGACATCAGTGAATTTAGCTAAATATGCAAATGTTCATAGTACTGTCACAGTCCATTCTAGGGAACAGTATAACCATATTGTCACCAGTAGATCTGCTGCCAAGTATTAACAAGGAGATAGAAATTTatcagttatttttattttgtacagatGAACCTACCTGGAAGAGTAGTTTAAGACACATTTGTGTAAACTAGCAGTGTCTCCGCACTTTAACTAGGAGTTGAAATAAGACCCATATGGCTgggaaactgaaataaatatttgctttcaattaattatataaaaataacagtacctacttctttttctgcagtaaaaaaacATCAGTACTGCAAAATACCTTTTCAGTATTGGCATGCTGTAATCACAGATAGTTTATCTTAAAACATTAACATGTCCTTCGCTCCTGACTTGCATTGGTAGACTTTTACAGCAGCTTTAACTTGTCTGATCTTGCATTCCCTTTTTGTACAAAGCTCTCACTGGTCTTAACttcacaacacacaaaaaaatgaaggatTAGCCTGGTATTCTGTTCCCATTGTGTAGACTGAGATTTAAATTTTATTATCCACCGTAGGAATAACTTCACATGGTAATTTCCATTCATTTGGCACACATTAAAAATGACACAATTCCACCTGTGGCATGTGGTGCAAGGGGCACCaaacaaagaacaggaaaaagggTGAGGCAGATATTGAAGTGAACATCTGTAAACATTTAAAATCAAGTTTTTTGTAGAAAGTAATTGAACAGCTTCCTGGGGACTTATGATCAATATAAATggctggggggggatgggggacaaCACCCACACAAAAACCACACCTCgcaaaacaaaccaccaccaccaagttTGCAAAGAACACAGGTATACTGCACTTATAATCCAGTAAACTCAGACATTCCCTGGTCAAACACCACCTTAAAACAAAGCACCTGAAATCTGTGCATAAAGTACCAAATCAGAACACTCAGTCTGGCACTATGATTTTGTGTTTGGGCTTAAATATTGGCTTAATTTCCTCAGCATCCCAAAGTGGCAGTTGGGCTTCTATTTTCAGGCCACCTGTTATATTTATAGAAGCAGTATTTTTGTCTAGAAATGTCAATGTTAGTGCCAGTCAAATATGTCCTCTTCACATAGATTTACAGCAACAGACCATCAGTCTGAAATAGATGGGGGGCTGGGGGAATGGAAAGGAGAGAATAGCATGGTTTTTAAAGTAATCATTAATGAGGTTGTAATCTATACAGAATATACGTGTATATCcatgtattttcttcctgtgttctAACTCAAGAAGAGGCTGGAAAAATGCAACCAAGACATACTGGATTACGTGGAAGAATTCCGAGACTTTTCAAAGATGGTACTGTCACGCCTGGCAGGACTGAACAATTATAAGACTGAGGTTAAAAGTGAACTAGAGAATTTGCTAGCAAGAATTGAACGAGCACAAAGGGACATTGACTATTTTGGATCTGTCACAGATTCTAATACATGTATAGAAGTACATGAAGACCTGGTGAAACAGCAGCTAtttgaagaagcagaagaaaaaaagaaacttaaacTCATGCTTAATGCAAGTAAGAACAGTTTACTTTTCAGAACTTTGATGTGAACGAGCCAGTCCCCCAGCCAATGCATGCTGATGTAGGGATAACAGATTTTCACAAGTTATGTGAATACCACAGACAATTGCATGGTGTTTTGGCTGTGCaaatagacttttaaaaaaaaaacctacaaaaaaggtatgagaaagggaaggaagaaagtacaattcaaacatttattttgcaGATGTTCTACTGGATATCATATTGATTCCTTGGAAGATGCTTTTTATTATAAAGTAATGTAAAAAGCCTCTGAAGGTATACTCTTGCAAAGCCCCAGAAAAAATGCCAGTGTATTTCTGAGTATTGCAGCTATACCAAGGAATTAATGGTGGTCTTTGCTTTTTGGAGTGGGCAGGGGTCAAAACCTCATCCCTAAAGTGAACTCAGGAGtcaataaaaagacaaaattcaCTTCTACAGTTTCCATCTGGTTTACTGTACTCCTCTGTTTGTCCTTCTTCTCCTCTACATGTACTTTATCAAGAGAGCACACTGGCTAGCTGCAAGCAAAGCTCAGCTCTGATTTGAAAATTACGTGTTACGGCACCTATTATGAAGAATATAGTCACAAtctgtactttttaaaaacaaattaagttTTATAAGATTCTTTACCTTAAGAAAGTTGAGTTTTAGATGCAAATTACAAATTGTAGACATACTTTAAATAGTCTGTTGCATTTTCACTCAAAAGtagtaagaaatgaaaaatacacaaaaaagaaatataaaatgccattttttaaaaagccaggtGAAAGATCTTTAGCATTATCAATAATAGCATTCTACTAACTTCAACAAAATTAGACTGATTTAATTTTACAGTTTGTTCCTTGAAATTTTCCAGCGAAAGAATATTAAGGCAGATGGTAACAGAAGTAATCACCTATACTGCTTCTAAGCTCTAATCCTACACCACAATTGAGTCCTCTGAAtatcaagatttattttttccatatatgGACTTTTTAAACATTAGGAATtttttgaaaggcagaaaaattTGGGGATTTTTAAACTGACTGTGTTAAGAACACTTTGAAAATTATATCTTTCTGAGagtttcagaagggaaaaaattactttccatttTCCCTTGTTGGAAATTActacttttaattttatttcagcagTTCTTAGCAACTTTACTTTTGTCAGTACTAGTCAGACGCTTctcccattgaagtcaatggcaaaactaGTCCCTGTGTAGATTCTACAACACTTAGAAAATGTAGCAAGAACCCCTCTAGCAAATAGCAGCTCTGATTCTATGCTACCGTACATTAAATGGAAGTCATGATTATTTTTTCTGAGTCACTCCAAAACTCCTGCAAGCAATGTTTTAAGTCTGACTTTATTAGTGGTTTTGGTTCAAGTTCACACAggcttgaaaataaaaatcaagtagAATCACTGTTTTTACATGCAGTAGTTGATACCTCACCCTGCTTTGGGTGGGAAACGGGAAATTACCTTCTGCACATTTTGGGGTACGATAAGAAACAGTGGGCTTTGAAGGTATCATTgtggaaaatgtggaaaaaattcAGTAAACCTTTTGCCCTCTGTGAATGTGTCAGTTTATCAGCCTTCCTCCAAGCTGTTTTGATAGGCAAGGAGAGTTAAAAATCCTCTCTCTCGAGACACGATTCATAGATTTCAGATAGTGGCCAGGTTATTTCTCCTGTAGAGGAAGATGTTGCTAAATCTGGCTAGGTATTTTGATTCAAGTTTTAAGCTTTTAGAATCTATCTAATCAATAAATGTCAGTTTGGGGAAAGCTATTGTGGCTTGCTCAGGGAAGGTGTATCCAGAGTGGAGACTTCCAGTAAAAAAATCCATGCCATAGTAGCAGTATCCAAATGCTTTGGTTAGAGTGAAATGGCTGCacttcactaagggcaagtcTTTAAACTTCAAATAGTGTCCCTTGTAATTTACGAGTGCATTCGGTAAACAAGCTTGTTAATATGCTTTGCAGGAGAGTTTTTCCTGGAAAGGATGGTCCTTGATAAAGATCTTAGAGTCTAAATGTTTGAGTCTTCACAAGCTTGGTGCTTTTTGGTCTTTAACATCTGTGCAAAGTGCATACAAATTGTAATGAAGCCAAAACTATGACTCGCTCTCTGCTGATGCCAATTTATTCCCTATAGTGAGGTAAACAACTATGTCATTCCACCAGCCATGCTTCTAGCAGAAGAATTGATAACACAAAGATCATACCAGTTTGCTTAAAGACCACCTTAATGTATGGGCATTCCCAATTTTGTAATCTATATATTGTTTCTAGTTCCTCTGTGCTGCAGGTGTTGGGAGGGGGAATGGGAAGGTAACCCAGTGTTGCAGCTTTCTGTTACAATTATCTATTTTTACTTGTCTTTAtactataaatgaaaaaaaaagaggctaacAGAGAATTCCTGACACAAAAGTACTATACACATGGTGTATCAGGAAAATGGATTTTAATTTGTACCCATCCAATAAGAAATAAATTTGATTATTTTACGGTGTTGATCTAAAACAGAAGTCATTTCTCTGAAGTAAAAGTTACAGCCCTGTAAAAGAACAGACAAGAATAATCAGAGAATCTATAACTGCCCTTGGTCTGCTCTTGGGTATGCAAACAGAATTCCTTTTGGATCACACTGGTCTAATAGAGCAGAAAACAACACACTATGTGTAGCTGAAGATACGCAGTTTCCTTAGCAGGAGATGCTGAATATATTGTATAAAATTAGCTTCAACACTACTTACCATAGCCACTCTGCTGGCACTTTTGCTGATATATTGACCCTGGCCTTACAGTTGGATTGAAAGGAAACTAAGTAATTCAAAGAAAGGAAACTAGAAAATTCACagatattctaattttttttttcttttgggtgtTTTCTTGCAGGTTGTGACCACATGCTTGCAGGCATTAAGTCCCTAAAGGTAGTTAAGAAGACTGGAGATAAGCATGGCTCTTGGATGAAAGATCCTGGCAAAAAGCatacaaagatttatttattaaatggGTCTGCAAATAATGTTATTTTGGAATTTGCACATATCATGGCATTCATGGAAAGCAATCATACACTAAAAGCTCGTAGAGTCATCTTGCCATTTCCCTGGGAAGGAACTGGCCACATCATGTATCAGGGTTTCCTCTTCTTTCACAGATACAATTCCCTAAACAAGATAATTAAATTCAATATCCAGAAAAGAAATATAACTGACCAAATGCTATTGCCAGGGGCTGGAAGGATTCCTGCCTATCAACTTTCTCCATCTACAAAAATAGATCTTGCCATTGATGAGCAAGGACTCTGGGCAATCCATGCAGAACCAGAGACTGGAGGAAACATTGTAATTACTAAAATCAACCACATAACCATGGCAGTAGAGTACACTTGGGAAACATCATGCAACAGCAAGGATGCTGAAGCAGCTTTCATGGCATGCAACATACTCTATGTGGTCTACAACTCTCCTAGTGGAGGCACCTCTCGCATACAATGTGTTTATGACGTTTTGGATGCTGTAAATACTCATGAAATCCCAGTATTGCATTTTCCAAAACGTCAGGGTAGCCATTCCACTATACATTACAATCCTAAAGAAAAGCAACTCTTTGCTTGGAGTGATGGATCCCAGATCATTTACAAGCTTCACACAAAGCAAAAAGTCTAGAATCTTCAGCAACTTTTCAAATACGCTTAAAAGCTAGCAGTCCCATGTCAACATGGTCATTGAAGTGTACTACAATTACACAATTTCCATATGTTACAACTTTCATCCATTTTACATAAATTTAGGCTTACATACCTCAGTGATCTTAGACTAATGTCCAATTAAGAATATGCAAAGACTCCATTAATGTGAATTACATGATGCCTAAATGCCACACATGTACaactcacacacacaccccaattAAAGACtaaggttaattaaaaaaaaataataatccatcTCTGACATGTTCTCTTCCTATCAAAACTACGTGTTCTGCTTCAGTGCCATGGAAATCAAATCAGAAGTCCTTCCTGTCCAATACACATTATCTGACAACCCTCACTACTCTGAAGCTCACCATAGGAAGCCTTCTTGTGAGCACTATAAAATCACATGCTTCCAGGAAATTACCTATTAAGTTTTAATAGGAGAGACTTATTATAGCACTTCCACTTCTCATAGCAGAATCTTTCTCATCCTGTCCTCTGACTCCAGCAAAATACCTGTACAGAAAAGGTGGCCCTGATGAGCACAATAGTGCAAGTGAGGGCATTGCAGTGGTCAGCCCTGGTTTTGTGCGTAACAGCTATACTCCAGGTAAatacaaacacatttctgtgtcaaaaataatactaaaaaaaaaaccaaacctagaCTTACTTATGAATACAGGTACTGGCTGTAGTTTTGGGATTTTAGTGACAGCTGCGTTTCTGtttaataacaaaaagaaaaaaaaaaccacacataaaATGGTGCTTAAAAATGATCCACAGCTGTTTCTACAGAAAGCCTATTTTGTTCTTTACACTGAAAGAGCTgttgttctgtttaaaaatagcttCAACAGAACAGCCAGACATCAGGGAATGATTTTGAAAGGGAGTTCCA
This genomic interval carries:
- the OLFML1 gene encoding olfactomedin-like protein 1, with translation MAVVQLRLLLVPFLTSVLGAAQYTMQDAALMNYIDRRFLSLEKRLEKCNQDILDYVEEFRDFSKMVLSRLAGLNNYKTEVKSELENLLARIERAQRDIDYFGSVTDSNTCIEVHEDLVKQQLFEEAEEKKKLKLMLNASCDHMLAGIKSLKVVKKTGDKHGSWMKDPGKKHTKIYLLNGSANNVILEFAHIMAFMESNHTLKARRVILPFPWEGTGHIMYQGFLFFHRYNSLNKIIKFNIQKRNITDQMLLPGAGRIPAYQLSPSTKIDLAIDEQGLWAIHAEPETGGNIVITKINHITMAVEYTWETSCNSKDAEAAFMACNILYVVYNSPSGGTSRIQCVYDVLDAVNTHEIPVLHFPKRQGSHSTIHYNPKEKQLFAWSDGSQIIYKLHTKQKV